The following are encoded together in the Bos taurus isolate L1 Dominette 01449 registration number 42190680 breed Hereford chromosome 10, ARS-UCD2.0, whole genome shotgun sequence genome:
- the OR4H12 gene encoding olfactory receptor family 4 subfamily H member 12, translating into MQLMLFALFLLFYMVILGGNLLILLMVFSDPRLHTPMYFFLSNLSFVDIAYSSATAPKMIADFVSEKKIISYWGCVTQMFTFHFFGCTEIFVLTVMAFDRYAAICQPLRYANIMSTTACTLLASLSWLGGLAHSFVQTLLTFQLPFCSSQIIDHYFCDVHPVLKLACADTTLVNMLVIANSGLISLGCFLILLASYTVILVSLRKQSAEGRRKALSTCGSHFTVVTSFFVPCIFIYLRPSTTFPLDKAVSVFYTTITPMLNPLIYTLRNKDVKNAMNRVWNHKVSLKEKRKA; encoded by the coding sequence ATGCAACTGATGCTCTTTGCTCTATTCCTCCTCTTCTATATGGTGATCCTGGGGGGAAACCTGCTCATTTTGCTCATGGTTTTTTCTGATCCCCGACTTCATACacccatgtatttcttcctcagTAACTTGTCCTTTGTGGACATTGCCTATTCCTCAGCCACAGCACCCAAGATGATTGCAGACTTTGTTTCTGAGAAAAAGATTATTTCCTACTGGGGCTGTGTAACTCAGATGTTTACCTTCCACTTTTTTGGTTGTACTGAGATTTTTGTTTTGACTGTCATGGCTTTTGACCGTTATGCTGCCATCTGCCAACCGCTCCGTTATGCCAACATCATGAGTACCACTGCTTGCACCCTGCTGGCATCACTGTCCTGGCTGGGAGGCCTGGCTCACTCCTTTGTTCAGACCCTCCTGACCTTTCAGTTACCCTTCTGCAGCTCTCAGATCATTGACCACTACTTTTGCGATGTCCACCCAGTTCTAAAACTTGCCTGCGCTGACACAACCCTAGTAAACATGTTGGTGATTGCCAATAGTGGTCTCATCTCCCTGGGGTGTTTCCTCATTCTTCTGGCCTCCTACACAGTCATTTTAGTCAGTCTTCGGAAGCAGTCTGCTGAGGGCCGGCGCAAGGCTCTCTCTACCTGTGGATCTCACTTCACTGTAGTAACTTCCTTCTTTGTCCCTTGTATCTTTATTTACCTCCGTCCATCCACCACTTTCCCACTGGATAAGGCTGTGTCTGTGTTCTATACTACCATCACCCCGATGCTAAACCCACTCATCTACACTCTGAGGAATAAGGATGTAAAGAATGCCATGAATCGGGTGTGGAATCACAAAGTCTCCTTGAAGGAAAAGCGGAAGGCATAG